In Tachysurus vachellii isolate PV-2020 chromosome 12, HZAU_Pvac_v1, whole genome shotgun sequence, the following are encoded in one genomic region:
- the LOC132854283 gene encoding H-2 class I histocompatibility antigen, Q9 alpha chain-like, whose protein sequence is MHCKMSDSRTILKVLLFLTLSVYVSPADADTLQFFYTAVTPGINVTAVGLLDGEQFVYYNSSIKKMISKTEWIQKISTYDKDYWNRETERVKDYQDTVDTVMKSLNQAEGDHTLQWMLGCGLDNGIVRGYSQYRYDGDDFISLDLNWNPEFGRGTWTAANEKAEIFINKWDPKGDQARKWMDYLKYDCIDQLQKFVNHSRETLERKVHSEVSVIQKHSPSPELVCNVTGFFPKAVNITWRKDGEDVHEDVKLRMLLINQDGSFQKRSILKVPAEELQKHNYTCVIQHSSLEKELVLNVNKQSNTKDGGSDGGNIGIIFAAVITLFVLVAFVGVFTWKKRKSSGAEKPHDVQQNGTEIHPLK, encoded by the exons aCGCAGACACTCTGCAGTTCTTCTACACTGCTGTCACACCAGGAATAAATGTTACTGCTGTTGGTCTGCTGGATGGAGAACAGTTTGTGTACTACAACAGTAGCATCAAGAAGATGATCTCAAAGACAGAATGGATACAGAAGATCAGTACTTATGATAAAGATTACtggaacagagaaacagagcgtGTTAAGGATTATCAGGACACTGTGGATACAGTAATGAAAAGTTTGAATCAAGCTGAAG gagATCATACACTCCAGTGGATGCTTGGCTGTGGGCTTGATAACGGCATCGTTAGAGGATATAGTCAGTACCGTTATGATGGAGATGATTTCATCAGTCTGGATCTTAACTGGAACCCGGAATTTGGACGTGGAACCTGGACTGCAGCTAATGAGAAAGCTGAGATCTTTATAAACAAGTGGGACCCTAAAGGAGACCAGGCTAGAAAGTGGATGGACTACCTGAAATACGACTGTATTGATCAGTTACAGAAGTTTGTGAATCACAGCAGAGAGACTCTAGAGAGGAAAG tTCATTCTGAGGTTTCAGTGATCCAGAAACACTCGCCTTCTCCAGAGCTGGTGTGTAACGTTACAGGTTTCTTCCCCAAAGCAGTGAATATCACATGGAGGAAGGACGGAGAGGACGTGCATGAGGATGTGAAACTCAGAATGTTGTTAATAAACCAGGATggaagcttccagaagagaagcATTCTGAAAGTCCCAGCTGAGGAGCTGCAGAAACACAACTACACCTGTGTGATTCAGCACAGCAGCTTGGAGAAGGAGTTAGTGCTGAATGTGAACAAGCAATCAAATACAAAAG ATGGAGGATCAGATGGAGGGAATATTGGTATCATTTTTGCTGCAGTCATCACGCTCTTTGTTCTTGTTGCTTTTGTTGGAGTGTTCACctggaagaagagaaaaagttcTGGTGCAGAAAAACCCCATGATGTTCAACAGAACGGAACTGAGATACATCCCCTAAAG TAA